The proteins below are encoded in one region of Halalkalicoccus jeotgali B3:
- a CDS encoding proline dehydrogenase family protein, which translates to MLPPIARRFVAGETPATALEHARECNDRDIGAILNLLGEHYEDPTAADDDARAYAALLADLGGTDLDACISVKPTQIGLDVSEARFRDNLRGIVDAADEYDRFVWIDMEDHTTTDATLDAFEEFVEARGGGLGVCLQANLKRTRGDLERFRDVPGKIRLVKGAYDEPPAIAYKSRERINEVYQEHLEYLFEHYEGGIALGSHDPVMIDRARELHAEHDTDFEIQMLMGVREDAQEDLAREYEVYQYAPYGGKWLSYFYRRMMERKENAGFALRAILGR; encoded by the coding sequence ATGCTCCCACCGATCGCCCGCCGGTTCGTCGCCGGGGAGACCCCCGCGACCGCCCTCGAACACGCCCGCGAGTGCAATGATCGCGACATCGGCGCGATCCTCAACCTGCTCGGCGAACACTACGAGGACCCCACGGCCGCCGACGACGACGCCCGGGCCTACGCCGCGTTGCTCGCCGATCTCGGCGGAACGGACCTCGATGCCTGCATCTCGGTCAAACCCACCCAGATCGGGCTGGATGTCAGCGAGGCACGCTTCCGGGACAACCTCCGAGGGATCGTCGACGCCGCCGACGAATACGACCGGTTCGTCTGGATCGACATGGAGGATCACACCACCACCGACGCCACGCTCGACGCCTTCGAGGAGTTCGTCGAGGCGCGAGGCGGGGGCCTTGGCGTCTGCCTGCAGGCGAACCTCAAACGCACCCGCGGGGACCTCGAACGGTTCAGGGACGTCCCCGGCAAGATCCGCTTGGTAAAGGGTGCCTACGACGAACCGCCCGCGATCGCCTACAAGAGTCGTGAGCGGATCAACGAGGTGTACCAGGAGCACCTCGAGTATCTGTTCGAACACTACGAGGGCGGGATCGCGCTCGGCAGCCACGACCCCGTGATGATCGATCGGGCCCGGGAGCTTCACGCCGAACACGACACCGACTTCGAGATCCAGATGCTGATGGGGGTGCGAGAGGACGCCCAAGAGGACCTCGCCCGCGAGTACGAGGTCTACCAGTACGCCCCCTACGGCGGGAAATGGCTCTCGTATTTCTACCGCCGGATGATGGAACGAAAGGAGAACGCTGGGTTCGCGCTACGGGCGATTCTGGGCCGATGA
- a CDS encoding CDP-2,3-bis-(O-geranylgeranyl)-sn-glycerol synthase codes for MGPLELLVVAFWVMLPAYVPNNAAVLAGGGAPIDGGRTWKGRRLLGDGKTWRGTIVGTLIGIGVAYLLNVFQPTAVSAFGVSVPTFPLAVMITLPLGAMLGDMAASFIKRRTGRNRGAPLPGVDQLDFAVVALVLTALVAFEWVLAVFTLPLLVVVFVVTPVLHVVTNVLAYLFGFKHEPW; via the coding sequence ATGGGCCCGCTCGAACTCCTCGTCGTCGCCTTCTGGGTGATGTTGCCCGCGTACGTGCCGAACAACGCCGCCGTCCTCGCGGGCGGGGGCGCGCCGATCGACGGCGGCCGGACCTGGAAGGGCCGCCGGCTGTTGGGGGACGGCAAGACCTGGCGCGGGACGATCGTCGGCACGCTGATCGGGATCGGCGTCGCCTACCTGCTCAACGTCTTCCAACCGACCGCCGTTTCGGCGTTCGGCGTGTCGGTTCCCACCTTTCCCCTCGCGGTGATGATCACCCTCCCGCTGGGAGCGATGCTCGGGGACATGGCCGCCTCGTTTATCAAGCGTCGTACCGGGCGCAACCGGGGCGCACCCCTTCCCGGCGTCGATCAGCTCGATTTCGCCGTGGTGGCGCTCGTCCTGACCGCGCTGGTCGCCTTCGAGTGGGTCCTCGCGGTCTTTACGCTCCCGCTGTTGGTGGTCGTGTTCGTCGTGACGCCGGTCCTCCACGTCGTCACGAACGTGCTCGCCTACCTCTTCGGGTTCAAACACGAGCCGTGGTGA
- a CDS encoding DUF502 domain-containing protein: MSTWKRDMASGLVVLVPIIVTVWVVYWLFRFIANLPLTQSIDDAALRVLITLAVFVLLVFAVGYLMRTAIGSLVEAGIDSVMNSVPGLRVVYNASKMAVETALTGTEDLQAPVKVNTWENIRMTAFKTGREAPDGRKLLFLPTAPNITSGFVIEVEEEDVIETDDTVEEALTRILSAGFGERDETPAGIPIDVVEERPGPEAKTDADDRPTTD, translated from the coding sequence ATGTCGACATGGAAGCGGGACATGGCCAGCGGGCTGGTCGTCCTCGTCCCGATCATCGTCACGGTCTGGGTGGTCTACTGGCTCTTTCGGTTCATCGCGAACCTCCCGCTGACCCAGTCGATCGACGACGCCGCCCTCCGTGTGCTCATCACGCTCGCCGTGTTCGTCCTGCTCGTCTTTGCCGTCGGCTATCTGATGCGCACCGCGATCGGCTCGCTGGTCGAGGCCGGAATCGACAGCGTGATGAACAGCGTGCCCGGCCTCCGGGTGGTCTACAACGCCTCGAAGATGGCCGTCGAGACCGCCCTGACCGGGACCGAGGACCTTCAGGCGCCGGTGAAGGTAAACACCTGGGAGAACATCCGCATGACCGCGTTCAAGACCGGACGGGAGGCTCCCGACGGTCGGAAACTCCTCTTCTTGCCGACCGCGCCCAACATCACCAGCGGGTTCGTCATCGAGGTCGAGGAGGAGGACGTCATCGAGACCGACGACACGGTCGAGGAAGCGCTCACGAGGATCCTGAGCGCCGGCTTCGGCGAGCGCGACGAGACCCCCGCAGGCATCCCCATCGACGTCGTCGAGGAACGCCC